A section of the Aythya fuligula isolate bAytFul2 chromosome 9, bAytFul2.pri, whole genome shotgun sequence genome encodes:
- the MFSD1 gene encoding major facilitator superfamily domain-containing protein 1 isoform X2, producing the protein MAEEERALLGSDGGGGAAGPARRLSPCHPQRLAHRLLVLALMCFLGFGSYFCYDNPAALQTQVQADMKVNTAQFMALYAWYSWPNVVLCFFGGFLIDRVFGIRLGTIIFSIFVCVGQVIFALGALFNAFWLMEAGRLVFGIGGESLAVAQNTYAVSWFKGKELNLVFGLQLSMARIGSTVNMNIMGWIYSRVQHLLGHSGHSTLGITLMIGGITCLFSLGCALILAYLDKRAEKLLCKEQGKTGEVIKLTDVKDFSLSLWLIFLICVCYYGAVFPFIGLGKVFFIEKFRFSSQEASAIDSIVYIISAPMSPVFGFLVDKIGKNIIWVLCAVVTTLAAHIMLAFTFWNPWIAMCLLGVAYSLLACALWPMVAFVVPEHQLGTAYGFMQSIQNLGLAIISIAAGVILDTRGYLFLEVFFSACVCLSLIAVVMLYFVNHLTGGDLNWSARKRQKLQKVAATEKES; encoded by the exons ATGGCGGAGGAGGAGCGGGCGCTGCTGGGCTccgatggcggcggcggcgccgcggggCCCGCCCGCCGCCTGTCCCCCTGCCACCCGCAGCGCCTGGCGCACCGCCTGCTCGTCCTGGCGCTCATGTGCTTCCTGGGCTTCG gCAGCTACTTCTGCTACGACAACCCGGCCGCCCTGCAGACGCAGGTCCAGGCG GATATGAAGGTGAACACGGCACAGTTCATGGCGCTCTATGCCTGGTATTCCTGGCCCAATGTGGTGCTTTGCTTCTTTGGAGGCTTTCTGATAGACAGAGTATTTGGAATACG GTTGGGCACTATAATATTTAGTATCTTTGTTTGTGTTGGGCAG GTGATCTTTGCCTTGGGAGCACTGTTTAATGCTTTTTGGCTGATGGAAGCAGGCAGATTGGTATTTGG AATAGGTGGAGAGTCCTTAGCGGTGGCACAGAACACGTATGCAGTCAGTTGGTTTAAAGGCAAAGAGCTAAATCTCGTGTTTGGATTACAACTCAGCATGGCCAGAATT GGGAGCACAGTGAACATGAATATCATGGGATGGATTTACTCCAGAGTTCAACATCTTCTGGGGCACAGTGGTCACAGTACTCTTGGCATAACTCTCATGATAG GTGGCATAACGTGTCTCTTCTCACTGGGTTGTGCGCTAATCCTCGCTTATCTGGACAAGAGAGCAGAGAAACTCCTTTGCAAAGAGCAAGGGAAAACGG GTGAAGTGATTAAGCTGACTGATGTGAAGGACTTCTCTTTGTCACTGTGgcttatatttttaatctgtgtcTGTTATTACGGAGCGGTCTTTCCTTTCATCGGTCTTGGGAA GGTTTTCTTTATTGAGAAATTCCGATTTTCATCTCAAGAAGCAAGTGCAATTGACAG CATTGTGTATATTATATCGGCACCCATGTCCCCTGTCTTTGGATTCCTGGTGGATAAAATTGGGAAGAATATCATCTGGGTTCTATGTGCTGTAGTAACTACGCTTGCTGCTCATATTATGTTGGCGTTCACCTTCTGGAACCCCTGGATAGCAATG TGTTTACTAGGAGTGGCCTACTCCTTGCTTGCCTGTGCCCTGTGGCCCATGGTGGCCTTTGTTGTTCCAGAACATCAGCTGGGAACTGCTTATGGCTT caTGCAGTCTATCCAGAATCTCGGTCTGGCAATTATTTCTATAGCAGCTGGGGTGATTCTGGACACAAGAGGATACTTGTTTCTTGAGGTCTTCTTCAGCGCTTGTGTTTGCT tgtcaCTGATAGCTGTAGTCATGCTGTATTTTGTGAATCATCTCACAG GTGGTGATCTTAACTGGTCTgcaaggaaaaggcaaaaactgcaaaaagtaGCTGCAACTGA aaaagaaagttgA
- the MFSD1 gene encoding major facilitator superfamily domain-containing protein 1 isoform X1, whose protein sequence is MAEEERALLGSDGGGGAAGPARRLSPCHPQRLAHRLLVLALMCFLGFGSYFCYDNPAALQTQVQADMKVNTAQFMALYAWYSWPNVVLCFFGGFLIDRVFGIRLGTIIFSIFVCVGQVIFALGALFNAFWLMEAGRLVFGIGGESLAVAQNTYAVSWFKGKELNLVFGLQLSMARIGSTVNMNIMGWIYSRVQHLLGHSGHSTLGITLMIGGITCLFSLGCALILAYLDKRAEKLLCKEQGKTGEVIKLTDVKDFSLSLWLIFLICVCYYGAVFPFIGLGKVFFIEKFRFSSQEASAIDSIVYIISAPMSPVFGFLVDKIGKNIIWVLCAVVTTLAAHIMLAFTFWNPWIAMCLLGVAYSLLACALWPMVAFVVPEHQLGTAYGFMQSIQNLGLAIISIAAGVILDTRGYLFLEVFFSACVCLSLIAVVMLYFVNHLTGGDLNWSARKRQKLQKVAATEAEEQERLRRQNEDDLAKLRPKADDFSFRNKYLSKLGAQLPDNYSSYLSTMAHRSVLK, encoded by the exons ATGGCGGAGGAGGAGCGGGCGCTGCTGGGCTccgatggcggcggcggcgccgcggggCCCGCCCGCCGCCTGTCCCCCTGCCACCCGCAGCGCCTGGCGCACCGCCTGCTCGTCCTGGCGCTCATGTGCTTCCTGGGCTTCG gCAGCTACTTCTGCTACGACAACCCGGCCGCCCTGCAGACGCAGGTCCAGGCG GATATGAAGGTGAACACGGCACAGTTCATGGCGCTCTATGCCTGGTATTCCTGGCCCAATGTGGTGCTTTGCTTCTTTGGAGGCTTTCTGATAGACAGAGTATTTGGAATACG GTTGGGCACTATAATATTTAGTATCTTTGTTTGTGTTGGGCAG GTGATCTTTGCCTTGGGAGCACTGTTTAATGCTTTTTGGCTGATGGAAGCAGGCAGATTGGTATTTGG AATAGGTGGAGAGTCCTTAGCGGTGGCACAGAACACGTATGCAGTCAGTTGGTTTAAAGGCAAAGAGCTAAATCTCGTGTTTGGATTACAACTCAGCATGGCCAGAATT GGGAGCACAGTGAACATGAATATCATGGGATGGATTTACTCCAGAGTTCAACATCTTCTGGGGCACAGTGGTCACAGTACTCTTGGCATAACTCTCATGATAG GTGGCATAACGTGTCTCTTCTCACTGGGTTGTGCGCTAATCCTCGCTTATCTGGACAAGAGAGCAGAGAAACTCCTTTGCAAAGAGCAAGGGAAAACGG GTGAAGTGATTAAGCTGACTGATGTGAAGGACTTCTCTTTGTCACTGTGgcttatatttttaatctgtgtcTGTTATTACGGAGCGGTCTTTCCTTTCATCGGTCTTGGGAA GGTTTTCTTTATTGAGAAATTCCGATTTTCATCTCAAGAAGCAAGTGCAATTGACAG CATTGTGTATATTATATCGGCACCCATGTCCCCTGTCTTTGGATTCCTGGTGGATAAAATTGGGAAGAATATCATCTGGGTTCTATGTGCTGTAGTAACTACGCTTGCTGCTCATATTATGTTGGCGTTCACCTTCTGGAACCCCTGGATAGCAATG TGTTTACTAGGAGTGGCCTACTCCTTGCTTGCCTGTGCCCTGTGGCCCATGGTGGCCTTTGTTGTTCCAGAACATCAGCTGGGAACTGCTTATGGCTT caTGCAGTCTATCCAGAATCTCGGTCTGGCAATTATTTCTATAGCAGCTGGGGTGATTCTGGACACAAGAGGATACTTGTTTCTTGAGGTCTTCTTCAGCGCTTGTGTTTGCT tgtcaCTGATAGCTGTAGTCATGCTGTATTTTGTGAATCATCTCACAG GTGGTGATCTTAACTGGTCTgcaaggaaaaggcaaaaactgcaaaaagtaGCTGCAACTGA agctgaagaacaagagAGACTCAGACGTCAAAATGAAGATGACTTGGCTAAATTAC
- the MFSD1 gene encoding major facilitator superfamily domain-containing protein 1 isoform X3, which produces MAEEERALLGSDGGGGAAGPARRLSPCHPQRLAHRLLVLALMCFLGFGSYFCYDNPAALQTQVQADMKVNTAQFMALYAWYSWPNVVLCFFGGFLIDRVFGIRLGTIIFSIFVCVGQVIFALGALFNAFWLMEAGRLVFGIGGESLAVAQNTYAVSWFKGKELNLVFGLQLSMARIGSTVNMNIMGWIYSRVQHLLGHSGHSTLGITLMIGGITCLFSLGCALILAYLDKRAEKLLCKEQGKTGEVIKLTDVKDFSLSLWLIFLICVCYYGAVFPFIGLGKVFFIEKFRFSSQEASAIDSIVYIISAPMSPVFGFLVDKIGKNIIWVLCAVVTTLAAHIMLAFTFWNPWIAMCLLGVAYSLLACALWPMVAFVVPEHQLGTAYGFMQSIQNLGLAIISIAAGVILDTRGYLFLEVFFSACVCLSLIAVVMLYFVNHLTGGDLNWSARKRQKLQKVAATE; this is translated from the exons ATGGCGGAGGAGGAGCGGGCGCTGCTGGGCTccgatggcggcggcggcgccgcggggCCCGCCCGCCGCCTGTCCCCCTGCCACCCGCAGCGCCTGGCGCACCGCCTGCTCGTCCTGGCGCTCATGTGCTTCCTGGGCTTCG gCAGCTACTTCTGCTACGACAACCCGGCCGCCCTGCAGACGCAGGTCCAGGCG GATATGAAGGTGAACACGGCACAGTTCATGGCGCTCTATGCCTGGTATTCCTGGCCCAATGTGGTGCTTTGCTTCTTTGGAGGCTTTCTGATAGACAGAGTATTTGGAATACG GTTGGGCACTATAATATTTAGTATCTTTGTTTGTGTTGGGCAG GTGATCTTTGCCTTGGGAGCACTGTTTAATGCTTTTTGGCTGATGGAAGCAGGCAGATTGGTATTTGG AATAGGTGGAGAGTCCTTAGCGGTGGCACAGAACACGTATGCAGTCAGTTGGTTTAAAGGCAAAGAGCTAAATCTCGTGTTTGGATTACAACTCAGCATGGCCAGAATT GGGAGCACAGTGAACATGAATATCATGGGATGGATTTACTCCAGAGTTCAACATCTTCTGGGGCACAGTGGTCACAGTACTCTTGGCATAACTCTCATGATAG GTGGCATAACGTGTCTCTTCTCACTGGGTTGTGCGCTAATCCTCGCTTATCTGGACAAGAGAGCAGAGAAACTCCTTTGCAAAGAGCAAGGGAAAACGG GTGAAGTGATTAAGCTGACTGATGTGAAGGACTTCTCTTTGTCACTGTGgcttatatttttaatctgtgtcTGTTATTACGGAGCGGTCTTTCCTTTCATCGGTCTTGGGAA GGTTTTCTTTATTGAGAAATTCCGATTTTCATCTCAAGAAGCAAGTGCAATTGACAG CATTGTGTATATTATATCGGCACCCATGTCCCCTGTCTTTGGATTCCTGGTGGATAAAATTGGGAAGAATATCATCTGGGTTCTATGTGCTGTAGTAACTACGCTTGCTGCTCATATTATGTTGGCGTTCACCTTCTGGAACCCCTGGATAGCAATG TGTTTACTAGGAGTGGCCTACTCCTTGCTTGCCTGTGCCCTGTGGCCCATGGTGGCCTTTGTTGTTCCAGAACATCAGCTGGGAACTGCTTATGGCTT caTGCAGTCTATCCAGAATCTCGGTCTGGCAATTATTTCTATAGCAGCTGGGGTGATTCTGGACACAAGAGGATACTTGTTTCTTGAGGTCTTCTTCAGCGCTTGTGTTTGCT tgtcaCTGATAGCTGTAGTCATGCTGTATTTTGTGAATCATCTCACAG GTGGTGATCTTAACTGGTCTgcaaggaaaaggcaaaaactgcaaaaagtaGCTGCAACTGAGTAA